A window of the Microbacterium sp. AZCO genome harbors these coding sequences:
- a CDS encoding DUF1697 domain-containing protein, whose product MTEWVALLRGVNVGGITIRSADLADVFRGLGFEGVRTVLASGNVLFEADGSARAGLKATIEEALRARFGYDAWILLVTQAELSAAIDAFPFDESDAGRQPWVVFCLDDATRDELVDAAASLDPAVDPVRPGPGVVYWNPVKGTTTDSPFAKVLARKALKARTTNRNLRTLRKLAP is encoded by the coding sequence GTGACCGAGTGGGTCGCGCTCCTCCGGGGCGTGAACGTCGGCGGCATCACGATCCGCAGCGCCGACCTCGCCGACGTGTTCCGCGGGCTCGGCTTCGAGGGCGTGCGGACCGTCCTCGCGAGCGGCAACGTCCTCTTCGAAGCCGATGGGTCGGCTCGCGCCGGGCTGAAGGCGACGATCGAGGAGGCGCTGAGGGCGCGATTCGGCTACGACGCCTGGATCCTGCTCGTGACGCAGGCCGAGCTCTCGGCGGCGATCGACGCCTTCCCGTTCGACGAGTCCGACGCCGGTCGCCAGCCGTGGGTCGTCTTCTGCCTCGACGACGCGACGAGAGACGAGCTGGTGGATGCCGCGGCATCCCTCGATCCCGCCGTCGACCCCGTGCGTCCCGGACCGGGCGTCGTCTACTGGAATCCGGTGAAGGGCACGACGACCGACTCGCCGTTCGCGAAGGTGCTCGCGCGCAAGGCCCTCAAGGCCCGGACGACCAATCGCAATCTGCGCACGCTCCGCAAGCTCGCGCCCTGA
- a CDS encoding HIT domain-containing protein: MSDGDAGDARLVEASTLPGVPDEFQRLWTPHRMAYISAGPEPHRETCPFCAAPGMSDADGLIVHRGVTSYVLLNLFPYNSGHLLVCPYRHISTYDEATAEEVAEIGALTQRAMHVLRAASRCDGFNIGMNQGSVAGAGVDAHLHQHIVPRWATDANFFPIIAKTKALPQLLGEVRQSVAAAWDA; the protein is encoded by the coding sequence TTGAGCGACGGCGACGCCGGGGACGCGAGACTCGTCGAGGCGAGCACGCTCCCCGGCGTCCCCGACGAGTTCCAGCGGCTGTGGACGCCCCACCGCATGGCGTACATCTCGGCGGGGCCGGAGCCGCACCGCGAGACGTGCCCGTTCTGCGCCGCGCCCGGGATGTCGGACGCCGACGGGCTCATCGTGCACCGCGGCGTCACGTCCTACGTGCTGCTGAACCTCTTCCCGTACAACTCGGGCCACCTCCTCGTCTGCCCGTACCGTCACATCTCGACGTACGACGAGGCGACCGCGGAGGAGGTCGCCGAGATCGGAGCGCTGACGCAGCGCGCGATGCACGTGCTGCGCGCCGCGTCGCGGTGCGACGGCTTCAACATCGGCATGAACCAGGGGAGTGTGGCGGGGGCCGGGGTCGACGCCCACCTGCACCAGCACATCGTGCCGAGGTGGGCGACGGACGCCAACTTCTTCCCCATCATCGCGAAGACGAAGGCGCTGCCGCAGCTGCTGGGCGAGGTGCGCCAGTCCGTCGCCGCCGCGTGGGACGCCTGA
- the pdxY gene encoding pyridoxal kinase PdxY, with product MKILSIQSAVAYGHVGNSAAVFPLQRIGVEVLPVYTVNFSNHTGYGAWRGPLIAPSDVADVITGIEERGAFGDIDVVLSGYQGSEGIGDVILDAVARVKAANPSAIYSCDPVMGNAKSGCFVAPAIPILLRERVVPRADIITPNQFELGFLTGTEPADLESTLASADLARDLGPRTVLVTSVERPDRPEGTIEMLVVTDDGAWIVQTPQIPMKANGSGDVTAALFTAHYRETGDAALALARTTSSVFDLLQNTFDSGQRELQLVESQEAYAHPRLQFEVRQVR from the coding sequence GTGAAGATCCTCTCGATCCAGTCCGCGGTCGCCTACGGTCACGTCGGCAACTCCGCCGCCGTCTTCCCGCTGCAGCGGATCGGCGTCGAAGTCCTGCCGGTCTACACGGTGAACTTCTCCAACCACACGGGATACGGCGCCTGGCGCGGCCCGCTCATCGCGCCGAGCGACGTCGCGGACGTCATCACGGGCATCGAGGAGCGCGGCGCGTTCGGCGACATCGACGTCGTGCTGTCGGGCTATCAGGGCAGCGAGGGCATCGGCGACGTCATCCTGGATGCGGTGGCGCGGGTCAAGGCGGCGAACCCGTCGGCGATCTACTCCTGCGACCCCGTGATGGGCAACGCGAAGTCGGGATGCTTCGTCGCTCCCGCCATCCCGATCCTTCTCCGCGAGCGGGTCGTCCCCCGGGCCGACATCATCACGCCGAACCAGTTCGAGCTCGGCTTCCTCACCGGCACCGAGCCCGCCGACCTCGAGTCGACGCTCGCATCGGCCGATCTCGCACGCGACCTGGGCCCGCGGACCGTCCTCGTGACGAGCGTCGAGCGCCCCGACCGCCCGGAGGGCACGATCGAGATGCTCGTCGTCACGGACGACGGCGCGTGGATCGTGCAGACGCCGCAGATCCCGATGAAGGCCAACGGCTCGGGCGACGTCACGGCGGCGCTCTTCACCGCGCACTACCGCGAGACGGGCGATGCGGCCCTCGCCCTCGCGCGCACGACCTCGAGCGTCTTCGACCTGCTGCAGAACACCTTCGACTCCGGGCAGCGCGAGCTCCAGCTCGTCGAGTCGCAGGAGGCGTACGCGCACCCCCGTCTGCAGTTCGAGGTGCGTCAGGTGCGCTGA
- a CDS encoding alpha/beta fold hydrolase, producing MSPSPADTRSDTPPLDEHGIRKLTHLTKLMVWGDRQPVTRTPADLGLAFEEVAFQATDGVPLRGWFIPSGLERGPAVVFVHGWLWNRAGNAAGRVPFVDRDVDFLPPTKALHDAGYSVLLFDLSNHGASGKRPPLTMGRWEARDFNGALGYLRGRPDVDPDRIGALGTSAGANTVMYAIPDGPPVKAFLAVQPTRLPVFNRNFSRDELGPLGPMAAKSTDLLYVFLRAPLPSRHNPADVAPKLGDTVVQYVQGTGDPWGRMSIVEEFSDLTPHSLGVIHFPSAGRYEGYQYVSKQADDVAAFFTAHL from the coding sequence ATGTCCCCGTCGCCGGCTGACACGCGCAGCGACACGCCGCCGCTCGACGAGCACGGCATCCGCAAGCTCACCCACCTGACGAAGCTCATGGTGTGGGGCGATCGTCAGCCGGTGACGCGCACGCCCGCCGACCTCGGCCTCGCGTTCGAGGAGGTCGCCTTCCAGGCCACCGACGGCGTGCCCCTGCGCGGCTGGTTCATCCCGTCCGGCCTCGAGCGAGGACCGGCGGTCGTGTTCGTGCACGGCTGGCTGTGGAACCGTGCGGGCAATGCGGCGGGACGCGTGCCGTTCGTCGACCGCGACGTCGACTTCCTGCCGCCGACGAAGGCTCTGCACGACGCCGGGTACAGCGTGCTGCTCTTCGACCTGTCGAACCACGGCGCGAGCGGAAAGCGGCCGCCGCTCACGATGGGGCGGTGGGAGGCGCGGGACTTCAACGGCGCACTGGGCTATCTGCGCGGGCGCCCCGACGTCGATCCGGATCGCATCGGCGCTCTGGGCACGTCCGCCGGCGCGAACACCGTCATGTACGCGATCCCCGACGGACCGCCCGTCAAGGCCTTCCTCGCGGTGCAGCCGACGCGGCTCCCGGTGTTCAACCGCAACTTCTCCCGCGACGAGCTCGGCCCCCTGGGGCCGATGGCGGCGAAGAGCACCGACCTGCTCTACGTCTTCCTGCGGGCGCCGCTGCCGAGCCGGCACAACCCCGCCGACGTCGCCCCGAAGCTCGGGGACACCGTCGTGCAGTACGTGCAGGGGACGGGCGATCCCTGGGGCCGGATGAGCATCGTGGAGGAGTTCTCCGATCTCACGCCCCACTCGCTCGGCGTCATCCACTTCCCCTCGGCCGGACGCTACGAGGGGTACCAGTACGTCAGCAAGCAGGCCGACGACGTCGCGGCCTTCTTCACGGCGCACCTTTAG
- a CDS encoding YebC/PmpR family DNA-binding transcriptional regulator, whose protein sequence is MSGHSKWATTKHKKAVVDARRAKSWAKLIKNIEVAAKLGGPDLQGNPTLFDAVLKAKKTSVPKDNIDRAIKRGAGIGGESVEYASITYEGYGPNGVALMIECLTDNKNRAAAEVRTALTRNGGTLADPGSVAYNFTRKGVVVVSGEGTSEDDVMLAVLEAGAEEVEPHAQGFEVITEATDLVTVRSALQDAGIDYESADVEFVPNLKVEIDAETARKVFRLIDALEDSDDVQNVYANFDLNAEVQAELEEED, encoded by the coding sequence ATGTCCGGGCACTCCAAATGGGCCACCACGAAGCACAAGAAGGCCGTCGTCGACGCGCGTCGTGCCAAGTCGTGGGCGAAGCTCATCAAGAACATCGAAGTAGCCGCCAAGCTGGGCGGCCCCGACCTGCAGGGAAACCCGACCCTGTTCGACGCCGTCCTCAAGGCCAAGAAGACGTCGGTCCCGAAGGACAACATCGACCGCGCGATCAAGCGCGGCGCCGGCATCGGCGGCGAGTCGGTCGAGTACGCGTCGATCACGTACGAGGGCTACGGCCCCAACGGCGTCGCGCTCATGATCGAGTGTCTGACCGACAACAAGAACCGCGCGGCGGCCGAGGTGCGCACGGCGCTCACCCGCAACGGCGGCACGCTCGCCGACCCCGGCAGCGTCGCGTACAACTTCACCCGCAAGGGCGTCGTCGTCGTCTCGGGCGAGGGCACGAGCGAGGACGACGTCATGCTCGCCGTGCTCGAGGCGGGCGCCGAAGAGGTCGAGCCGCACGCGCAGGGCTTCGAGGTCATCACCGAGGCGACCGACCTCGTGACGGTGCGCTCGGCGCTGCAGGACGCCGGCATCGACTACGAGTCGGCGGACGTCGAATTCGTGCCCAACCTGAAGGTCGAGATCGACGCCGAGACGGCGCGCAAGGTCTTCCGCCTCATCGACGCCCTCGAGGACAGCGACGACGTGCAGAACGTCTACGCCAACTTCGATCTCAACGCCGAGGTGCAGGCCGAGCTCGAAGAAGAGGACTGA
- the pdxS gene encoding pyridoxal 5'-phosphate synthase lyase subunit PdxS, which translates to MSSPTTGSSRVKRGLAEMLKGGVIMDVVTPDQAKIAEDAGAVAVMALERVPADIRAQGGVSRMSDPDMIDGIIEAVSIPVMAKARIGHFVEAQVLQELGVDYIDESEVLSPADYVNHIDKWGFTVPFVCGATNLGEALRRINEGAAMIRSKGEAGTGDVSEATKHIRKITSEINVLKSLTKDELYVAAKELQAPYELVAEVAETGTLPVVLFVAGGVATPADAAMMMQMGADGVFVGSGIFKSGNPAERAAAIVKATTFYDDPKVIADVSRGLGEAMVGINVSDLPAPHRLAERGW; encoded by the coding sequence ATGTCTTCCCCCACCACCGGTTCCTCCCGCGTCAAGCGCGGTCTCGCCGAGATGCTCAAGGGCGGCGTCATCATGGACGTCGTCACCCCCGATCAGGCAAAGATCGCCGAGGATGCCGGCGCCGTCGCGGTCATGGCGCTCGAGCGGGTCCCCGCCGACATCCGCGCGCAGGGCGGCGTCTCGCGCATGAGCGACCCCGACATGATCGACGGCATCATCGAGGCCGTCTCGATCCCCGTCATGGCGAAGGCCCGCATCGGCCACTTCGTCGAGGCGCAGGTGCTGCAGGAGCTGGGCGTCGACTACATCGACGAGTCCGAGGTGCTCTCGCCGGCCGACTACGTGAACCACATCGACAAGTGGGGCTTCACGGTCCCCTTCGTCTGCGGTGCGACGAACCTCGGCGAGGCCCTGCGCCGCATCAACGAGGGCGCCGCGATGATCCGCTCCAAGGGCGAGGCCGGCACGGGCGACGTCTCCGAGGCGACCAAGCACATCCGCAAGATCACGAGCGAGATCAACGTCCTGAAGTCGCTCACGAAGGACGAGCTGTATGTCGCCGCCAAGGAGCTGCAGGCGCCCTACGAGCTCGTCGCCGAGGTCGCCGAGACGGGCACGCTCCCCGTCGTCCTCTTCGTCGCCGGCGGCGTCGCGACGCCTGCCGACGCCGCGATGATGATGCAGATGGGCGCCGACGGCGTCTTCGTCGGCTCGGGCATCTTCAAGTCGGGCAACCCGGCCGAGCGCGCAGCGGCGATCGTCAAGGCGACGACGTTCTACGACGACCCCAAGGTCATCGCCGACGTCTCGCGCGGCCTCGGCGAGGCGATGGTCGGCATCAACGTGTCCGACCTGCCCGCGCCTCACCGTCTCGCCGAGCGCGGCTGGTGA
- a CDS encoding alpha/beta hydrolase: protein MSDGDAVGTVTDAHDRVRRPLRCGEPTVYEFTTEDGVRLQLTRFQGGTKGPVILTPGFGTSSIAYTIDTTETNFPEYLYEHGYDVWVLDYRASPLLPSASTQFTLDDIARYDYPAAVDKVREESGAADVQIVAHCVGSLTMLMALGLKLQGVRSAVASQVTLHPRGGTLNELRAGIYAGNILDALGFDTLTTEFDDDPSWGEKLYDRALAVYPSGDEPCDRPFCRRVMFMYGEVYDHDKLNDETHDHLEEAFGVANIRTLTHVTKMLRADHAVSWDGDHDYLDDVEGLKVPIAFLHGENNRLFLPEGSKLTYEFLIERNGPELYSRHVIPDYAHMDCFIGKDAARDVYPTITAQLDLHN, encoded by the coding sequence ATGAGCGATGGCGACGCAGTGGGCACGGTCACGGATGCCCACGACCGGGTTCGACGGCCGCTTCGGTGCGGCGAGCCGACCGTGTACGAGTTCACGACGGAGGACGGCGTCCGGCTTCAGCTGACGCGGTTCCAGGGCGGCACGAAGGGGCCCGTCATCCTGACGCCCGGCTTCGGCACCTCGTCGATCGCGTACACGATCGACACGACCGAGACGAACTTCCCGGAGTACCTCTACGAGCACGGGTACGACGTGTGGGTGCTCGACTACCGGGCCAGTCCCCTGCTGCCGTCGGCGAGCACGCAGTTCACCCTCGACGACATCGCCCGATACGACTATCCGGCTGCGGTCGACAAGGTGCGCGAGGAGTCGGGCGCCGCGGACGTGCAGATCGTCGCGCACTGCGTCGGCTCGCTGACGATGCTCATGGCCCTCGGGCTGAAGCTGCAGGGCGTGCGCTCCGCCGTCGCATCGCAGGTGACCCTGCATCCCCGGGGCGGCACGCTCAACGAGCTGCGCGCCGGCATCTACGCCGGCAACATCCTCGACGCGCTCGGCTTCGACACCCTGACGACCGAGTTCGACGACGACCCGTCGTGGGGCGAGAAGCTGTACGACAGGGCGCTCGCCGTCTACCCGTCGGGCGATGAGCCGTGCGACCGGCCGTTCTGCCGACGCGTCATGTTCATGTACGGCGAGGTCTACGACCACGACAAGCTCAACGATGAGACGCACGACCACCTCGAGGAGGCGTTCGGCGTCGCCAACATCCGCACCCTGACCCACGTCACGAAGATGCTGCGCGCCGACCACGCCGTGAGCTGGGACGGCGACCACGACTACCTCGACGACGTCGAGGGGCTCAAGGTGCCGATCGCCTTCCTGCACGGCGAGAACAACCGCCTCTTCCTGCCCGAGGGCAGCAAGCTCACCTACGAGTTCCTGATCGAGCGCAACGGACCCGAGCTGTACTCGCGCCACGTCATCCCGGACTACGCCCACATGGACTGCTTCATCGGGAAGGATGCCGCGCGCGACGTCTATCCCACGATCACCGCCCAGCTCGACCTGCACAACTGA
- a CDS encoding aminotransferase class I/II-fold pyridoxal phosphate-dependent enzyme, with the protein MDDEIVGGTAIEIAESVRRLLDRGALAPGDALPPVRALADRLHVNRNTVMAAYGQLARAGVVVTRGRGGTSVADRAPVAQEGFASDSVLRDVGTGNPDPDLIPDPSAALARVAGRPVLYGEPVIDPDLAAWADAWMRDAVDPALPFGLTVTSGASDAIERLLAQALTRDDAVALEDPCFLASIHTVRLGGYRPVAVPVDDEGMTVDGLRSALADGVRAVVCTPRAQNPTGASLSARRAQELRAVLADHPYVLVIEDDHFAMLSSRPYHSLIGPGHRRWALVRSVSKFLGPDMCLAIAASDPRTAERLAMRLTPGTTWVSHLLQRLTHALVTDEGVLAGIAEAGAHYAERNAAFAARLTAHGVPAAAGDGLNLWVRVPFAARDVTERLMRRGWLARPGDEFVLGDDDAAHHLRLTVHDLDDEDAEQLATDLAAAVRAGDLVRKVG; encoded by the coding sequence ATGGACGACGAGATCGTGGGCGGCACGGCGATCGAGATCGCCGAGAGCGTGCGCCGCCTGCTCGACCGCGGAGCGCTCGCGCCCGGCGACGCCCTTCCTCCCGTCCGTGCTCTCGCCGATCGGCTGCACGTCAACCGCAACACCGTCATGGCGGCCTACGGTCAGCTCGCACGAGCCGGTGTCGTCGTCACGCGCGGGCGCGGCGGCACGAGCGTCGCCGACCGTGCCCCGGTGGCGCAGGAGGGCTTCGCGAGCGACAGCGTGCTGCGTGACGTGGGCACCGGGAACCCCGATCCGGACCTCATCCCCGATCCCTCCGCCGCGCTCGCCCGCGTCGCCGGTCGTCCCGTCCTCTACGGCGAGCCCGTCATCGACCCCGATCTCGCCGCCTGGGCGGATGCGTGGATGCGGGATGCCGTCGATCCGGCGCTCCCGTTCGGCCTGACCGTCACGAGCGGGGCGTCGGACGCGATCGAGCGACTGCTCGCGCAGGCGCTCACGCGCGACGATGCGGTGGCCCTCGAGGACCCGTGCTTCCTCGCGAGCATCCACACCGTGCGTCTGGGCGGCTACCGGCCCGTCGCGGTGCCGGTCGACGACGAGGGGATGACGGTCGACGGCCTGCGCTCGGCGCTGGCCGACGGCGTCCGGGCGGTCGTCTGCACACCCCGCGCGCAGAACCCGACGGGCGCGAGCCTCAGCGCCCGGCGGGCGCAGGAGCTGCGGGCCGTGCTCGCCGACCACCCGTACGTCCTCGTGATCGAGGACGACCACTTCGCGATGCTGTCGTCCCGGCCGTACCACTCGCTCATCGGGCCCGGTCATCGCCGGTGGGCGCTCGTGAGGTCGGTGTCGAAGTTCCTCGGGCCCGACATGTGCCTCGCGATCGCGGCATCCGATCCCCGCACCGCCGAGCGGCTCGCGATGCGCCTCACGCCCGGCACGACCTGGGTCAGCCACCTGCTGCAGCGGCTCACCCACGCCCTCGTCACCGACGAGGGCGTGCTCGCCGGGATCGCGGAGGCGGGCGCGCACTACGCAGAGCGCAACGCCGCATTCGCCGCGCGGCTCACCGCGCACGGCGTGCCCGCCGCAGCCGGCGACGGCCTCAACCTGTGGGTCCGCGTGCCGTTCGCCGCGCGCGACGTCACCGAGCGGCTCATGCGTCGGGGCTGGCTCGCGCGGCCGGGTGACGAGTTCGTCCTCGGCGACGATGACGCCGCCCACCACCTGCGCCTGACCGTCCACGACCTCGACGACGAGGACGCCGAGCAGCTCGCGACGGACCTCGCGGCCGCCGTGCGCGCCGGGGACCTCGTGCGCAAGGTGGGATGA
- the thrS gene encoding threonine--tRNA ligase, translated as MTDVAPSSDVAFPADGFALFPDRSVVALRVNGELKDLATVVHQTDAVEPVTIESADGLAILRHSTAHVLAQAVQRIKPQANLGIGPPITDGFYYDFGVDDPFTPDDLKAIKKEMERIVRENQRFVRRVVTDDEARAELADEPFKLELIGLKGGSKEAAEGASVEVGAGELTIYDNVNRDGETVWKDLCRGPHVSGTRVLGNGWDLTRIAGAYWRGSEKNPQLQRIYGTAWPTKDDLRAYQLRLEEAAKRDHRKLGKELDLFSFPDEIGSGLSVWHPKGGIVRGEMEQHARRRHIAGGYTYVYTPHITKKDLFIESNHLVTYKEGMFPPIRLDEERDEHGEITKQGIDYYLKPMNCPMHILIYRERARSYRDLPMRLAENGTVYRNELSGALHGLTRVRGFTQDDAHLFVTPDQLEDEAGKVLDFVLSLLRDFGLTEFELELSMRDDEKSKWIGDEAHWAEATDALRRVAQASGLKLTEVPGEAAFYGPKIDLKTKDALGRTWQLSTVQIDFNLPERFHLEFTDRDGEKKRPVMIHRALMGSIERFFAILLEHYAGDFPVWLSPVQVVGIPVADEYADYLGEVVDRLRGVEVRAELDRSDDRMQKKIRNHTTHKVPLILIAGEQDRSAGTVSFRFRDGSQLNGIPIDEAVARVRAAIDSKALVSTSEDFA; from the coding sequence TTGACTGACGTCGCCCCTTCGTCGGACGTGGCCTTCCCCGCCGACGGCTTCGCCCTGTTCCCCGACCGCTCCGTGGTCGCCCTCCGTGTCAACGGCGAGCTGAAAGACCTCGCGACGGTCGTCCACCAGACGGATGCCGTCGAGCCGGTGACGATCGAGAGCGCCGACGGCCTCGCCATCCTGCGCCACTCGACGGCGCACGTGCTCGCGCAGGCCGTGCAGCGGATCAAGCCGCAGGCGAACCTCGGGATCGGTCCTCCGATCACCGACGGCTTCTACTACGACTTCGGCGTGGACGACCCCTTCACTCCCGATGACCTGAAGGCCATCAAGAAGGAGATGGAACGGATCGTGCGCGAGAACCAGCGGTTCGTGCGCCGCGTCGTGACCGACGACGAAGCGCGCGCGGAGCTGGCCGACGAGCCGTTCAAGCTCGAGCTCATCGGCTTGAAGGGCGGTTCCAAGGAGGCCGCAGAGGGTGCGAGCGTCGAGGTCGGCGCGGGCGAGCTCACGATCTACGACAACGTGAACCGCGACGGCGAGACGGTATGGAAGGACCTCTGCCGTGGACCGCACGTCTCGGGCACCCGTGTCCTGGGCAACGGCTGGGACCTCACGCGCATCGCCGGCGCCTACTGGCGCGGCAGCGAGAAGAACCCGCAGCTGCAGCGCATCTACGGCACCGCGTGGCCGACCAAGGACGATCTGCGCGCCTACCAGCTGCGTCTGGAGGAGGCCGCCAAGCGCGATCACCGCAAGCTCGGCAAGGAGCTCGACCTGTTCTCGTTCCCCGACGAGATCGGGTCCGGCCTGTCCGTGTGGCACCCGAAGGGCGGCATCGTCCGCGGGGAGATGGAGCAGCACGCCCGTCGCCGCCACATCGCCGGCGGCTACACCTACGTCTACACGCCGCACATCACGAAGAAGGATCTCTTCATCGAGTCCAACCACCTCGTGACGTACAAGGAGGGCATGTTCCCGCCCATCCGCCTCGATGAGGAACGCGACGAGCACGGCGAGATCACCAAGCAGGGCATCGACTACTACCTCAAGCCGATGAACTGCCCGATGCACATCCTGATCTACCGCGAGCGCGCACGCAGCTACCGGGATCTCCCGATGCGCCTGGCCGAGAACGGCACCGTCTACCGCAACGAGCTCTCCGGCGCCCTGCACGGCCTCACGCGGGTGCGCGGCTTCACCCAGGACGACGCGCACCTCTTCGTCACGCCCGACCAGCTCGAGGACGAGGCGGGCAAGGTCCTCGACTTCGTGCTGTCGCTCCTGCGCGACTTCGGCCTCACGGAGTTCGAGCTCGAGCTCTCGATGCGCGACGACGAGAAGTCGAAGTGGATCGGCGACGAGGCGCACTGGGCGGAGGCCACCGACGCGCTACGGCGTGTCGCGCAGGCATCCGGGCTCAAGCTCACCGAGGTGCCGGGCGAGGCCGCCTTCTACGGCCCGAAGATCGACCTCAAGACGAAGGACGCGCTCGGCCGCACGTGGCAGCTGTCGACCGTGCAGATCGACTTCAACCTGCCCGAGCGCTTCCACCTCGAGTTCACCGACCGAGACGGTGAGAAGAAGCGTCCGGTCATGATCCACCGCGCCCTCATGGGCTCGATCGAGCGGTTCTTCGCGATCCTCCTCGAGCACTACGCCGGCGACTTCCCGGTGTGGCTCTCGCCCGTGCAGGTCGTGGGCATCCCCGTGGCCGACGAGTACGCCGACTATCTCGGCGAGGTCGTCGACCGCCTGCGGGGCGTCGAGGTGCGGGCGGAGCTCGATCGCAGCGACGATCGCATGCAGAAGAAGATCCGCAACCACACGACGCACAAGGTGCCGCTCATCCTGATCGCGGGGGAGCAGGACCGGTCGGCGGGTACGGTGTCGTTCCGGTTCCGCGACGGATCCCAGCTCAACGGCATCCCGATCGATGAGGCCGTCGCCCGCGTGCGCGCGGCGATCGACTCGAAGGCGCTCGTCAGCACGAGCGAGGACTTCGCTTGA
- the pdxT gene encoding pyridoxal 5'-phosphate synthase glutaminase subunit PdxT — MSASGRTPHVGILALQGDVREHAHVLRDLGAEVSLVRRPSELAAVDGLVIPGGESSVIDKLSRAFDMQGPIREAIAAGMPVYGTCAGMIMLADRITGAIDGQETFGGLDVVVARNAFGSQVDSFETDLAVEGFDGSPVHATFIRAPLVTAVGERATALATLPDGGVVAVEQGPLLATAFHPEVSGETRFHERFLHSVRAAA, encoded by the coding sequence CTGAGCGCCTCCGGTCGCACGCCGCACGTCGGCATCCTGGCCCTTCAGGGCGACGTGCGCGAGCACGCCCACGTCCTCCGCGATCTCGGGGCGGAGGTGTCGCTCGTGCGGCGCCCCTCCGAGCTCGCGGCGGTCGACGGGCTCGTCATCCCGGGCGGCGAGTCGAGCGTCATCGACAAGCTCTCCCGCGCCTTCGACATGCAGGGCCCGATCCGCGAGGCGATCGCGGCCGGCATGCCCGTGTACGGGACGTGCGCCGGGATGATCATGCTCGCCGACCGCATCACCGGTGCGATCGACGGGCAGGAGACCTTCGGCGGCCTCGACGTCGTCGTCGCCCGCAACGCGTTCGGCAGTCAGGTCGACTCGTTCGAGACCGACCTCGCCGTCGAGGGCTTCGACGGTTCGCCCGTGCACGCGACGTTCATCCGCGCGCCGCTCGTCACGGCCGTGGGGGAGAGGGCGACGGCACTCGCGACGCTCCCCGACGGCGGCGTCGTGGCGGTCGAGCAGGGTCCGCTGCTGGCGACGGCGTTCCACCCCGAGGTCTCGGGCGAGACCCGCTTCCACGAGCGGTTCCTCCACAGCGTGCGCGCCGCAGCCTGA